One window of the Trifolium pratense cultivar HEN17-A07 linkage group LG2, ARS_RC_1.1, whole genome shotgun sequence genome contains the following:
- the LOC123906222 gene encoding uncharacterized protein LOC123906222: MKCLSIISLCILLCLFYFQGVSSKNVSESVLQLASVPPRGWNSYDSFCWTISEQEFLQSAEIVSQRLHDHGYEYVVVDYLWYRRKVEGAFHDSLGFDVIDEWGRMIPDPGRWPSSQDGKGFREVANRVHSLGLKFGIHVMRGISTQAVNANTPILDTTTGAAYQESGRVWHAKDIAIPERVCAWMTNGFMSVNTTLGAGKAFLRSLYEQYAAWGVDFVKHDCVFGDDLDLNEISYVSEVLREFDRPIVYSLSPGTSVTPAMAKDVSGLVNLYRITADDWDKWNDVKGHFDVSRDLATANMIGAKSLMGNSWPDLDMLPFGWLTDPSKCYSINSGPYRYSNLNLEEKRTQMTLWAMAKSPLMYGGDVRKIDPTTYDLITNPTLLEINSFSTNNIEFPYITSLKNEDQDSGKLMRRSYRETKTSYTHSLGLTSCTDSKASGWTSESLGLYPDRICWKRSLGNKHLDPLCMHKRELNFASDEENMYHDYHHLVAANRIKFCLDVSPKLKLTSKEFKRGIFSPCRRDSNQLWQLNLNGTLVNGYSGLCATVESVKATINSAGFRSWVATGRTGEVYVAFFNLSEQKAVLSTQTSDLAKVLHGRDLSSCKGSEVWSGSDIVITQGTLSAEVEMHGTALFVLNCN; encoded by the exons ATGAAGTGTTTATCCATCATTTCTCTCTGCATTCTCCTCTGTCTCTTCTATTTTCAAGG TGTGTCATCTAAAAATGTATCTGAGAGTGTTCTACAGCTAGCTAGTGTTCCACCAAGAGGTTGGAATTCCTATGATTCTTTTTGCTGGACAATTTCTGAACAAGAATTCTTACAAAGTGCTGAAATAGTTTCTCAGCGTCTCCATGATCATGGATACGAG TATGTTGTGGTGGATTATCTCTGGTATAGAAGGAAAGTTGAGGGCGCTTTTCATGATTCTCTTGGATTTGACGTGATTGATGAATGGGGGAGGATGATTCCTGACCCGGGAAGGTGGCCTTCTTCACAAGATGGGAAAGGGTTCAGAGAAGTAGCTAATCGAGTGCATAGTTTGGGTTTAAAGTTCGGGATTCATGTTATGAGAGGGATAAGCACACAAGCTGTCAATGCAAACACGCCTATCCTAGATACAACAACG GGAGCTGCTTATCAAGAATCTGGTCGAGTGTGGCATGCAAAAGACATAGCAATACCCGAAAGGGTTTGTGCATGGATGACTAATGGTTTCATGAGTGTAAATACAACGTTGGGTGCTGGCAAAGCTTTTTTGAGGTCCCTTTACGAGCAGTATGCTGCATGGGGTGTTGATTTTG TGAAACATGACTGTGTATTTGGCGATGACTTGGATTTAAATGAAATAAGCTATGTATCAGAG GTTCTCCGGGAGTTTGATCGCCCCATTGTCTATTCTTTGTCTCCTGGAACTAGTGTGACACCAGCCATGGCCAAGGATGTCAGTGGACTGGTTAATTTGTATCGTATAACAGCAGATGACTGGGATAAGTGGAATGATGTTAAAGGTCATTTTGATGTATCGAG GGATTTAGCAACTGCAAATATGATAGGAGCAAAAAGTTTAATGGGGAACTCATGGCCGGATTTGGACATGCTACCATTTGGATGGCTAACCGATCCTAGTAAATGTTATA GTATAAATTCAGGTCCATATAGGTATAGTAACCTCAACCTAGAAGAGAAGAGGACACAG ATGACCCTATGGGCAATGGCAAAGTCGCCCCTTATGTATGGTGGCGATGTACGGAAGATTGATCCCACAACATATGATCTTATCACAAATCCTACCCTTCTTGAGATTAATTCTTTTAGCACAAATAATATCGAG TTTCCTTATATCACAAGCTTGAAGAATGAAGATCAGGATTCTGGAAAGCTAATGAGAAGAAGCTACAGAGaaacaaaaacatcatataCACATTCATTAGGCCTCACTAGTTGCACTGATTCAAAAGCAAGTGGTTGGACTAGTGAAAGTCTTGGCCTATATCCTGATAGAATCTGTTGGAAAAGGAGCTTAGGAAACAAGCATCTTGACCCCTTATGCATGCACAAGAGAGAACTGAACTTTGCATC AGATGAAGAGAATATGTATCACGATTATCATCATTTAGTTGCAGCCAACAGAATAAAATTTTGCTTGGATGTTTCTCCAAAACTAAAGCTTACTTCTAAAGAGTTCAAGAGAGGTATATTTTCGCCCTGCAGGCGGGATTCAAATCAG TTATGGCAGTTGAATCTTAATGGGACTCTGGTAAATGGCTATTCTGGCTTATGCGCAACAGTAGAGTCTGTCAAAG CTACTATTAATTCTGCCGGTTTTCGCTCTTGGGTTGCAACAGGAAGAACAG GAGAAGTTTATGTTGCTTTCTTCAATCTAAGTGAACAGAAAGCGGTTTTATCGACGCAAACATCAGACCTAGCTAAGGTTTTGCATGGGAGAGACTTAAGTTCTTGTAAAGGCAGTGAAGTATGGAGTGGAAGTGACATTGTAATAACGCAGGGGACGTTATCAGCAGAAGTGGAAATGCATGGGACTGCACTATTTGTTCTCAATTGCAACTAG
- the LOC123906221 gene encoding protein PECTIC ARABINOGALACTAN SYNTHESIS-RELATED-like, translated as MAELRHSSSLGARATSSPMKRDAAADSSPLIPANDISDDRHSPKDRDRPLCSHFHYVCSFFTDDPRVPLHNSRISIFITLLLILVGLISLFTILHKLNSPYLCKKDGIVLHCPHVKESASLWENPYSSTTSWKPCAERRDAAISELPHENKTNGYIFIHAEGGLNQQRIAICNAVAVAKIMNATLILPVLKQDQIWKDQTKFEDIFDVDHFIDYLKDDVRIVRDIPEWFTDKTELFSSIRRTVKNIPKYAPAQFYIDNVLPRIKEKKIMALKPFVDRLGYDNVPPEINKLRCRVNYHALKFLPDIEQMADLLASRMRNRTGSSNPYMALHLRFEKGMVGLSFCDFVGTREEKAVMAEYRKKEWPRRYKNGSHLWQLALQKRKEGRCPLEPGEVAVILRAMGYMKETQIYVASGQVYGGQNRMAPLRNMFPNLVTKEELATKEELDGFRKHVTSLAALDFLVCLKSDVFVMTHGGNFAKLIIGARRYMGHRLKSIKPDKGLMSKSFGDPYMGWAPFVEDVIVTHQTRTGLPEETFPNYDLWENPLTPCMCKA; from the exons ATGGCGGAGCTCCGTCACTCATCTTCACTCGGCGCCCGAGCCACTTCTTCTCCGATGAAACGCGACGCCGCCGCCGATTCATCTCCTCTCATTCCCGCAAACGACATCTCCGACGATCGTCACTCTCCTAAAGACCGCGACCGTCCTCTCTGCTCGCATTTCCATTACGTTTGTTCTTTCTTCACCGACGACCCTAGGGTTCCTCTTCATAACTCCAGGATCTCTATTTTCATCACCTTACTTCTAATCCTTGTTGGATTGATCTCATTGTTCACAATCCTACATAAATTG AATTCTCCTTACTTGTGTAAAAAAGATGGGATTGTTCTTCACTGTCCACAT GTCAAAGAATCAGCATCTCTTTGGGAAAATCCTTACTCATCCACAACATCCTGGAAGCCGTGTGCTGAGCGTAGGGATGCTGCCATATCAG AACTTCCTCATGAAAATAAAACGAATGGCTATATATTCATTCACGCCGAAGGTGGTCTAAATCAGCAAAGAATTGCG ATATGCAATGCAGTGGCTGTTGCAAAAATAATGAATGCCACTCTCATTTTGCCTGTATTGAAACAGGACCAGATTTGGAAAGACCAAAC GAAATTTGAAGACATTTTTGACGTGGATCACTTCATTGACTACCTAAAGGATGATGTCCGTATTGTCCGTGATATCCCAGAATGGTTTACTGATAAAACAGAGCTATTTTCTAGTATAAG ACGGACCGTGAAGAACATTCCAAAATATGCACCTGCACAATTTTACATCGACAATGTTCTGCCCCGCATCAAGGAGAAAAAGATTATGGCTCTGAAACCTTTTGTTGATAGGCTAGG ATATGACAATGTTCCTCCAGAAATCAACAAGTTGAGATGTAGGGTCAATTATCACGCTCTGAAATTTCTTCCTGATATAGAGCAAATGGCTGATTTACTAGCATCAAGGATGAGAAACCGAACAGGCAGTTCAAATCCTTATAT GGCACTGCATCTTAGATTCGAAAAAGGAATGGTGGGCCTATCGTTTTGTGATTTTGTGGGGACACGAGAGGAGAAAGCTGTAATGGCAGAGTATAGAAAAAAGGAGTGGCCTCGACGGTATAAG AATGGTTCCCACTTGTGGCAATTGGCTCTGCAGAAGCGAAAGGAAGGACGGTGCCCTCTAGAGCCTGGAGAAGTGGCTGTTATTCTTCGTGCTATGGGCTATATGAAGGAAACTCAAATTTATGTAGCTTCTGGACAAGTTTATGGTGGACAGAACCGGATGGCTCCCCTAAGGAATATGTTCCCTAATCTG GTTACAAAGGAGGAGTTGGCAACTAAAGAGGAGTTAGATGGTTTTAGAAAGCACGTGACGAGTCTTGCAGCTCTTGATTTCTTGGTGTGCTTGAAGTCAGATGTATTTGTGATGACTCATGGAGGCAACTTCGCTAAGCTGATCATCGGTGCCCGCAGATACATGGGTCACCGTCTAAAATCAATTAAGCCTGACAAAGGACTAATGTCCAAGTCTTTTGGGGATCCATACATGGGTTGGGCTCCTTTTGTTGAAGATGTTATTGTTACTCACCAGACGAGGACAGGATTACCGGAAGAGACTTTCCCTAACTACGACCTATGGGAAAACCCTCTGACTCCTTGCATGTGTAAAGCCTGA